The Treponema medium genome has a window encoding:
- the pth gene encoding aminoacyl-tRNA hydrolase produces the protein MISLIAFLGNVGREYERTRHNAAWIAADRLSICRGISWQHKFSGLYGRFPAAVSGGQAVHALKPETYMNLSGESVGEAAQFFKIPPAEILVVHDELELPPAALSLKWSGGLGGHNGLRSIKAVLGTSDFWRLRIGIGRPGGKKSSSADHPDIAGYVLSPFSQEEFTLLDAALPQLEPLFTALITERKEPQTLLSAWTKVLPCTSV, from the coding sequence ATGATTTCGTTAATAGCATTTTTGGGAAATGTCGGGCGGGAGTATGAACGCACCCGGCATAACGCAGCGTGGATTGCTGCGGATCGTTTATCTATTTGCAGGGGAATTTCGTGGCAGCATAAGTTCAGCGGACTGTACGGGCGTTTTCCGGCAGCAGTGAGCGGGGGGCAGGCTGTCCATGCTTTAAAGCCGGAAACATATATGAATCTATCGGGCGAATCAGTAGGGGAGGCTGCCCAGTTTTTCAAAATTCCTCCGGCAGAAATACTTGTTGTACACGATGAGCTTGAACTGCCACCTGCCGCCTTGAGCCTCAAGTGGTCGGGAGGGCTCGGCGGACACAACGGGCTTCGCTCAATAAAGGCTGTGTTGGGTACGTCGGACTTTTGGCGGCTCAGAATCGGTATCGGGCGTCCCGGCGGGAAAAAAAGCAGCAGCGCCGATCATCCCGATATCGCAGGCTATGTGTTGTCTCCTTTTTCTCAAGAAGAATTCACCCTGCTGGATGCGGCGCTGCCTCAGCTGGAACCGCTTTTTACCGCGCTCATCACCGAACGGAAGGAGCCGCAAACGCTGCTTTCCGCATGGACGAAGGTGCTGCCCTGCACATCAGTGTAA
- the dtd gene encoding D-aminoacyl-tRNA deacylase gives MRAVIQRVRSGSVAIEGFETQTIGKGFVILLGICPEDTEDDIDWLVKKIVQMRIFEDDEGKMNRALADVQGDILLVSQFTLFASTKKGNRPSFNAAAGPSIAIPLYERCIRKLSEALGKPIKTGQFGADMQVEIHNDGPVTIIIDTKVKE, from the coding sequence ATGAGAGCAGTAATACAGCGGGTACGGTCGGGAAGTGTGGCGATTGAAGGTTTTGAGACACAGACCATCGGCAAGGGCTTTGTGATTTTGCTCGGTATCTGTCCTGAAGATACTGAGGACGATATAGATTGGTTGGTTAAGAAAATCGTACAGATGCGGATTTTCGAAGACGATGAGGGGAAGATGAACCGAGCTCTTGCGGATGTGCAGGGAGACATTTTGCTGGTCAGTCAGTTTACCTTGTTTGCCAGTACCAAGAAAGGAAACCGCCCGTCCTTCAATGCGGCGGCGGGGCCTTCGATTGCAATCCCGCTCTATGAACGCTGTATCCGCAAACTGAGCGAAGCGCTTGGTAAGCCGATAAAAACCGGACAATTCGGAGCGGATATGCAGGTAGAAATTCACAACGACGGACCGGTTACGATCATAATCGACACGAAGGTAAAAGAATAA